Below is a genomic region from Helianthus annuus cultivar XRQ/B chromosome 2, HanXRQr2.0-SUNRISE, whole genome shotgun sequence.
TTCTCCACAAAACGCTCTACCCGAGTCCTCCAATATCATGTTATACAAAATGATGCACGTATACATGACGTTTATCATTTTACTTTTTTCAAGTATCCTCAACGGCTGTACGATGATACATCTCTTTTTTAACACACCGAAAGCCCGCTCGATATCTTTTCTTGCCGACTCCTGTTTTTTCTTGAAATACAATCTTTTTTCGTCATCTGGACACGAAAGAGTTTTTACCGACATCGCCCACTCGGGATAAATACCGTCTGTGAGATAGTACCCATACTTATACTGCACGTTGTTTGCATAGAATGAAATATCTGGTGCAATACCATCTATGACATCGTCAAAAAGATTCGAAGACATTAAAACTGCGATGTCATTGTTCGCACCGACCATGCCAAAGTACGCATGTCAAATCCATAAATCTTGAGAAGCGATTGCTTGTAATATTAGGGTAGGACCATCGTAGTGACCACGATGGTGTTGCCCTTTCCAAACGGTTGGACATGCCGCCCAATCACAGTGCGTGCAATCAAGACTACTCAATATCCCAGGAAACCCGTGTATCTCCGGAGGCGCTATCGCTAGTGAGGTGGTGAGGTGGCGTCCTCCATATCCTCCGGCCTAAACCGTACAGGTGTCCACCAAAGGTGTTCTAATAAATTGTTTATATTTTTCATCTTGTTTTATGTTGCGATGTCATTGTTAATATTATCATGTTTATATATTTTATGTATTATTAAATAAATACATAGTAAACAAAACAATAATAGTACCGAATGAATCTGAATTTAATATTTAATTCCACTTGTTATCAGTTTTATATTTTGTATAATAAAAGCACCACATAGTGTTAATTATCAGTTTTATGTATTGTATGATAAAAGCACCACATAgtgttaaaataataatagtaTAATAACGAGAACAATGATCTTGAGCAAGGCCGATCTAGTGGTTGAGGAGTGAGTGCCCCTTAACCTTCTTGTGAAAGTGtaaaaaatttgtttttattttacgtATTGTATAcacttatttttgttttttaaattcgTCACAGTATACTAGTTTTTGTTTTTGGATACCTCTTAATATTACTTTTAGACAatgtgtagtggggcgttatGCACCCACATAAAGCCCCTATAAAGCCCCAAACATCATTACGAAGGGATTTATGAGACAAAAAAATTAGTGGGGCGTGATATATATAGCGCTAGTATGGGTGGAGGTTTTCAAACTTTAACCAATCAAATTTAAGCAaggttttttataattaattaataaaattgaaaattaataattaggtattgatggataggggctttatgactacggactatagtgatataacgccccataaagcccctgtgtgacgtggcacgacacgtgtcgcataaagCCCCACAAaaggctttatgactacggatggccttagATCAGTTACTTTACGAGGGGACTCAACATTTAATGTTGCTTAAGTTTCAAGGTGGATCATCATCTAAACATAAAGACTGTACCAGGCATCCTTCAAAGGTGATAAACAAAATATTACAATTGAGGTGTAAGTTATTTCCTACACGTTGTTTAAAGGGAAAATTAAGAAAATGTCAGTTGTagaatttgtttttcaaaaatctccAAGCTTATGTGTCATTGGAAGGGCGCATCATTCCTATGATGCGTCTTTGAATGTAAAAGTTATACGTATCCCTTTTGTTGGAGGAAGCGGGGCGCATCAAAGTTAAAAAGGTGGTTGATGCGTCTGGCACAGAGGCATCATCTTGGCTTGGAGGCGGCTCGGACTTGTGGCTCATGTGACTCGGCTGCAAATGGCTTCGACGCATCGGTTTGGCTTGGGGATGCATCACGTAATTTTTTCATATGAAAacttttttttatgtaattttattttcttgAGGCTATAAATATGCGACGTTATTTTGTATGTTTTGAACGAAAAAAGACGTTTATTCTtcaatggttttttttttcaaatgacaGGAAAATCCGATCTTCACGTGATAGGAAAAACCGTGATCGTTATGTTTCAATATGACGTTTTTCTAAGCTTTAAAATTGCAGGTACCTATTCACGACGGTACTTTGAAGAGAACACGGATGAGACGGCTACGTGTATAAGGAACTTGGAGATGACAACGTATTAATTCCTCCAAGTGACCGTATCTTAATCCAAGAAGAACTCACTTATATAAGGAACTTGGAGATGACAATGTGTTAATTATTGCTTCAACCTATTTGTTTGATTAATTTTTGGGATTTATTGTATTTCGGAAATATAGTGTCTAATGTAAtttgtatatttaaaaaataaaatactttCTTGTATTTTGCTATTAAATTAAATCCGGACATAACACTATGAATACAGATAACTGCAACTATGAAACTACCACATTTGCGTTTCTGTCTTTAAAAATCACTCCACGTACCTAATAAATTAGAAGTTATGGGTGGTGGTGAAGTCAGACCTTCAAACCTTAGGGGATCTTCTTGTCGACGTTCTACCCCGGAAGCTGGCCCACATGCATTTACCCGTTCATATGCACTAATCAACCGTCCACCGGCTGCATTACCCGTTCATATGCAATTATCCATTATACTACAGAACCCTCCACCGAATGCAGCCTACCAATCGTCGATAGCAATAGCACAACGGTCACCCTGTTAAGATCCTTATCTTTTTAACCCTGCACCTACACATGAGTATGATGATTAGGATGGTGTCATCGATGATGAAGCAAACTTTGTGTCTGATCACACCATGGCACAACTTCAATTTGATCGTCTCCGAATTGGGGGGAGTCACTCAAACTACTGTTGTATGCATAGTCCTAAAATGGACTAGGAGCCTGACCCACATCTGTATGTCTACCATTATATTCCTCTCCTTTATCTGATGACACAACTTTACTTTAACGATCTAATTGTTTTTCAACTTtggttttataatctttaaaagttgtaagttGTTCTGATTTTTCCTAAATGAGATACAAGTACATATAATgggaataatcatcaataaatgtgataaatgaagtatgtccatTTATGCCAGCATTGGGCTAACGACTACTAATGTTAGTGTGAATGCATTCTAATAAAtcagagctcctagtggcacctttcttattcacaaatgtcattttacctttaaggtatttgacacatgttccaaagtcaTTGAAATCGAGAGGCGGTAAGACTTTATCCTTCGCGAATGGCTGAACTTTCCAAGTCTTGTTTTTGTTTACTCCTTGTTAATggttcattaatattatatgataAAAAAGATTTGGAGAATTCATAATCTAGTTCTAATTTATAGAGACCACCATCTAGAAAACCATAAGCATACTCTTGAGAATTAAAATAAATAGAAAGTTTACCATGACCACGAGAAACATCAAAACGTCCATATCTGACTTTGGTCCAGATATAAGATTCCGAGTAATCTCAAGAATATATAAGGTGTCGTAAAATTAACACATAAACTAGTTTTCATAAGTAAATTTAAGGTTCCCACAGCTTTGAATTCAATTTCTTTCCATTCCCTAGTTTAAGTGTTATTTGGTTTCTTTCTAGCTTTCGAATTGTAAGAATTCCTTTAGTAGAGTTagttacatgaaccatagaaccaaaATCAAACCACCATGTATTAGTTGGGACTTTCAAATTAAAGGACTCAAGAATCATGAAGAGATTATTACATTTCTTAGCTAGTCACACATTATAGTATGGGTAGTCTTTCTACTTATGTCCTTCCTTATGACATAAATTGCAGTGAGGCTTTGAGTAGGAGGCATCACTTTAGTTATTCTTCTAGACTGTAGAAATTTCCTGTCTTTGATAAGTGACCTTCGTTTTCTTGGAATTGGTAGTAGTGAGGTAACAACATCAAGTTTTTCCATCTTCATGCGTTCTTCCTTTTGCACACACATAGCAATGAATTCACTCTTTGTCCATTAGTCATTCTGAGTGTTATAGTTTATCTTAAAGGAGGAAGAGAAGTCATGGTGACGAGCACCAAacaaccatcactgatttccatgtCTAATCCCTTGAGCTTATAGGCTATGTcgttcatcatcatgatgtgctcatGGATACCGCTCATGCCATTATACTTTGTAGTTACCAGTTTCAAAATAAGAGTGCTAACATGCACCTTAGACGTTCCCTTAGATTGATCCTCCACATAAGCCATACATGTATTAGCAATGTGCGAGTCTAGAATGGCGCCTTTGATTGCAAGACTAACTAAGTTTTTCATGAACATAAAAGACACTCTGTTGCACCTTTCCCATTTCTTAGACACTATCTGCTCAGCAAGAGTGTTTTTTTCAAGAAGTGGTGGATGGTCATCCTCTCTTATTGCAAAATCAAAGTCCAGCAAAGTAAGAGATAGTATGAGGGTATCTTTCCaagcagcaaagttatcaccagacAATGGTGGAATCCCACAATTAGGATATTTAGTGGATATAAGATGAGAAGAATAAGATTCTTAACTAGAAGAACTTAGAGTGATCTATCGGGCAATTAATCTAAGGTAGGAAGAAATTAGGACCATTGTATTAACATCAAAACTAATAGACTAAATTCAATTCCGCTTAAACAAAAACACACCTTTGGGCAAAAGTGAGATTGTTTAAGCATTTCGTAAAAGGATACAAAATAATTGTAACACATCACCTTTGGGCAGAAATGAGACAATTAATTTGTTAGGCGCAAGTTAGTTCAGCAAGACATAAATGTAACACATCACCTTTGCGCAGGATTGAAACATTTATGCATATTAGGAAAAAAGGTCATGCTTATTTAGAATTCAATAACAAGGTAAATGTAACACATCACCTTTAGGCCGAAGTGTAACATCAAAGTGTTATTCACGTTAAGAAATCttagcttttttttttataaaaaatcaataTGTGAGATTTAACAAAACTAATCAATTAGTTAacagcaaaccacctgttagcgtgGATCGAACTAACAGGTAGTGTCACCGGAATACCGTCAATGTCACTGATCTAATCAGTAGACCTGAGTGTCGGTTGCTGACTTTGTGTTAGCATACGTGAGTGTCGTCTGGCACAATGTCGGCTGAAATGAGAGTCGCCCGACATATTTGCTTGCTGATGTTATTGTCGTTGACTTTAGTGCCATCTGGCTCAATGTCGCTAGACATCAATGTTCCTGATTGTTGATGTCGTCAACTTTAAGTGTCGACTGACTTTCCTAAATTTGCATTTAGGATGATAGGAGATTGTCGCTGCTACTGCATATTTTCACACAAACTAATTTCATAAACTTAAGAGATTACAAATATACATGATTCCAAAAATTGGGGTTTTTAAGTATATATCCAAGATTTTAAAAGGTTttgaaaattaattaattaatttatttaattgaAAACTTCGGAGATAAAGTTACCCAAAATTAGGAAAAACAGACTGTAATCCAGATTCATCACCTAATTATGTGATTTTTCATCTGTTTTAGGATGAAGATTATCAACAACACCAAGAACAGTTTCATGaacattcaaactattctttattaAATTTTTCAAATTTATGCCTGGAATTGAAATCTAAAACTGCGGTTATTTACAAATTTCAAAATTATCAATTTTTAGTGAGATTAAAATAGGTTTCATGAGATCTGATAATTCATGAAAATTAAATCATGATACCGTATATGAAATTTATACATAAAGAACCATTGTTAATCAATTCTTTAGTAAACATGTATAAAAGAAGAAGGTAGAGCTTTTGTACCTGTTACTCTAGAAATTGCATAGATGTGGGTTGACATGTTCTTGACTGATTAAGATCTCTTTTAGGGTGTACAATTATAAGATTAAATATTAGCGGGTTTCTCAAAATTTTGAAGTTACAAATTGAATTGAAAATATTGAGATTAAATATTGATAGACGTGTAAATTGGTTTAATCAAAGATTCACACGTTTTAATCTATAAATGGGAAATAATGAACATGACGAAATTGAGGGGATATTTTGATTGATAAAATTAGAGCCTTAAATCAAGAAAATTGTGCCTAATAgtgttggaaaaataggtgaaaatagcatttttcacaaatataggaaaatgattttttcctattttggactagaaataaatataataaaatgagcgggttttatatatttatttgtgggtttgtgttctacgttggaagagcttcgcaacgaactaaaccacgtccaaaacggagctaagatgaatgagatattgatgctcaaagttgggtgtttgaaacattcaatgctgaaactaaagggaaagtagcaccttgtcccacataggaggagagatggaacttaaatgggtatttaaggtggaactctccatccttattgtttcatggaagcacacactagtgtcctcgcgaagggtgcggagcaccctaactcgcactcgcacacgctcgcgcgcgtggcgtgggcgatgaggcgcaatgtggcgctttgatggcgcactttgcacgctcgcatcgccgcgagccgcttgagagccgcctttgtatttttgaccgcgtacgcgtggtggagcacaagggttgcaaggaccaagtggtaggtgatgcggcgcatgacgtggcagtcacgCGCGCATGGACTTGAGCCAAGAGGATGCACCGCGcaaggtgacgtggcgcacgcgcgtATGGACTTGAGCCAGTGTGGCGCATGTGCgcacggcagtgagccaagaggacgcACCACGCATGGCGTGTAGACCTGGGCGCGCGCGCACCAGAGTGACTTGCGCGCGcacgcgcgcgcagaagcttccagcattgaatgacagtgcagtttcagtccagcttcgtaactgacgagttaataggctttgactgagaattaaatgacgtattaaattgcattgaagacgtttaatgcaatttaaacctctcatttaattcgtttttggctgtttcaaatcaggagctgtataaatacagctccataccttGCTGTAGAGCACACCACGAAAAACCCAGCAACACAACAGCAACTCTAACTTTCTCCCTACTGTTATCATCTTCTTCCTGCAAGTTTtaaggtaaccttcgggttgtaggcgaactccggcagtactactgctccggctgttgtaccttgggaaacaaaacgagtactcttgggagactcggaatttgttttaagggaagcgtgttgaacacgtgactCAGCCACTCTACTTAACCccctttcttgtattttggtttatttcagttgtatCTTGTATTGTAATTTTCTGCTTTCTTATTTCtgtattgtaatcagtaataaaatttgttttattttatttaattacacgaacggttcctacaatcttaaaacaaatttttaaaaccgtccgtgtaatcaaaaccattctgtttgtgattcaaaccagttttgTTTTCACTCAgattgtgttttaaaaacagttttttttagttttcatcTTCAAAGGAGCGACTTTGGTTGAAAACTATTTTGGTTACATTCGAACTTGTCCTAAATTTGCTAAAACTTTCTGACTTGGcattcaaagttggacttagaagccattCAGTAAGTTCTAATTATTAAAAATTTTCTgtttttggtcttcaaagttggacttagaagcctaaacagtaaatttgtggtaaaattaaaatttaatagtTTACTTCTGGTTTTTGCGTAAATCAGAATTTTTTGTCTaaacttttaaaattttaatttttcagcATGACGAACGAAAATGTCAACGTTAACAACACCACAAATGTTGTGACGGTAACCCCCCTCAACGCcaccactgtgggagcgtccatAGTGGCCAATCACGCTGAACGAaccgagaagttctcgggtctacaCTTTAAGAGGTGGcagcagaagatgttcttctacctgaccaccatgaaccttgcgaggttctttaCGGAAACCGCTCCCCAACTTGTGGAAGGGGAGACCGACGCACAAAGACAGTGTGCGGTAGATGCGTGGAAGCATTCGGATTTCATATGTCGTGGCTATGTGTTAAACGGCCTGTCAGATGtgttgtataatgtgtactacaacgtcaagacttccaaagagCTTTGGGATGCCTTGGACaagaagtacaaaacggaggatgctggcacaaagaaatttgtggtagcccgttttttggatttcaaaatggttgattctAAAACAGTTATGAATCAAGTCCAAGAATTCCAAATTGTACTTCATGACATCTCTGTGGAAGGCATGACACTtagcgagacattccaagtggcagcgatgattgaaaagttacctcctagttgggttgattttaagaattatcttaaacacaaacgaAAGGAGATGACTATAGAGGATCTTATTGTTCGTCTTCGGATGAAGAGGACAATAAAATTGCCCAAAAAGGCAGCCTTGCGCAGACAAGTGCTAGTGCAAATTTGGTTGAGCATGGGCAATCCTCTAAGGGCGCGAAGGGCaaggggaaaaaggacaaagggaaagcaaaggctagtaaccttggaccgaagaaaggggttgtgaaaaagaactcttacgatcaatcttggatcccgagacgactcacacactctatgatggacaatggatgatggtggtggatgatggtgttgtgatggtggtgggtggtggatgaagtgtgagagaggtggtgtgccaagggatgagttgaaatgaagccaagcactactatttataggctgaacagaaggctgggcacggccccgtgtccgctggacacgcccccgtgcccgtctgacactctctcttttcattaattgtaattcgcaattacaattaatgcgcctgttgtactttcgccacgcccccgtgctcactggacacggccccgtggtgggcaatagaagcttctataggtttgtcttttctgctgcttcttgggcacggccctgtgctggctgagcacggggcgtgttcagtcttctgccttctctattttgcttgggaagatgccgttgacgggtcgggcaatccacttgtgttccttttcttgtatttatgttagatttagctgtctttttgcttcttttgtgaatttgagctcatttaatcctgaaaatacaaaaggaagacaaaaacactcttttttccaacattagtacttaaaaagggttagttttatgcctcatttgatgtaatttatatgttgcattttacacacatcaaatacccccacacttgaagttttgcttgtcctcaagcaaaactatttaatatgtggcttacactccgaAATGGAAGGGGTAGAAGAAAaagttttggcttgtcatagagtgttgagaatccaagatttttttgggttttatttttatttatttacaatcctattcgttatgatttatttagaacgtttcatacgataaattacttatttgggcataacatgcctttttaaaattacatttatatacaagttcacatacctcactgttggaacctgaaggtttatacatATAGGTTTGCATAGTATAAGGGTTGTTTATgtatttgtttttgtttatgtATGTGGACCGAAATTGTAAGGGTTTGGGTTGTAGGCCTTGAGTCGCAACGGGTTTAGGGTAGCCTAGTAAATTAGTATTTAAACCAACCTCAACCATTTGGTCGAACAAGGAGGTTGCGAGTCAAGGGTTTTGgagtcttgtatcagtcattgTTAATCTTTGAATGCAAGATCTCTGGTTTGTGATTTCTTTACATCATTAGTTATTTCTTAttatttgttcttgaatcaccttgtgattgttttccgcacctTCACAAGTTATTGACTGATATCGTTGATAGATCCTGTTAAGGttttaacaattggtatcagagccaagaaaccattcttggttcggttttgatatcaatcaGATTCAAGATCAAACGGTTGTTACTAATCGGTTTTTTTTAGTGGTTGTTTTGCAGTGGAAGACTTAAATTTTTCGATCTGTTCTTGGTGAAATTATTGAAAATTGTTACTGATTTTGGATCGTGTGTTTTCAGAAATTTCTGTTTGCTGATTTCTCGGAGCtgattgaagaaaattcaaagatctcaaaaatctttgaattttggaagtgCTGGAAATCCGGGATTACGAGTCAACAGTTCTTATCTCTtatctgttttgcaggtttcgactcgcaatctcgTGCTGTCTCGACCTGTCTTgttttggtctcgactcgcaactgctGTTTGTCTCGGCTTGTATTgttttggtctcgactcgcaacgactGTCTCCGTCTCGACTCGCAAACAGCTGGTCTCGGTTTGTCCTGTTCctgtctcgactcgcaatcagcTGGTCTCGACAAGTGGTGGTTTTGACTCGCAACAAGTCAAGTCTCGAGTTGTTTGATTTTTGGTTTCGACTCGCAttcgtggtctcgactcgcaacgtcaAACTGCAACGTGTTTTGTGACTTGGACCTGAACTGTTGGACTGTTGGACTGTTGGACTTAAAATAATTGATTAATCACCAATTTAATTAATTACCTTTAAGAAAACATGTCATCTGGTAATCAAGTTAATGACTTAGCTGTCACAAATGCTCAGCAAGAATTGGACTCCAAAATCGGAACCAGCTCTCGCATTCCAAGGCTTTTGGATGCAAATGATTTTCCAGAATGGAAGTGGCGTTTTGAGCAGCATATCAAGTTTAAGGAACCTAAACTTTGGAGGGTTATTGAAAGAGGTCCTAGAGAAATTATGTATGAGAAGGAAACAAACCCTGGAGTCAAAGTCAAGAAACCTCGTGCCGAGTATACTGATGAAGACTATGCTATTGAAGAGGAAGATAATCGAGCAACATCTTACTTAACCATGGGACTGGGGTCAGACATCGCTATGGGATTTCGCACTTGCAAATCGGCCAAAGAAATGTGGGAAGCATTGATTGATGTGTACGAAGGGAATGAAGACATGAGGGAAAGCAGAAGGAACTTGTTGAGGCAAAACTTCAATAATTTCAATTACATCTATGGGGAAACTATTGAGAATCAGATTCAGCGTTTCTCAAAGATTATCACTCAAATGGATCTAGAAGAAATTCTTCCTTCAAAGGCTGCTCAGAACCGACAACTTCTAAATGCCTTTCCAAAGAGCTGGGATAATCACGTTGCGATGATCAAGCAGACGAAAGATCTTGCAAGATGTACTTTGACTGAAATGATTTCTCATATCAAGGCATGTGAGCTTGATGACAAGCAAAGGGAGAATAATCACAAGTCCAGTTTGCTTGCAGCAGGTATTTCTGTTTCTTCTACCAATTCGAGCAATGACAATGCCGCACTGATTTCTCAAAATGGATCCAAAAAGACTACTTCTGGGTCGACCACAACTGTGCATTACTCTAGCTCAAGTCCTTCATCGTCTGCAGCAAAAATTGCCACAACTCCTTCAGCAAAAGCCGAGCTCATTGCTTTCTTTACTCAGCAATCCAAAGAGAATCTGGAGGTCGCTGCTTCTGTTATAAATTGTTTAAATGCTTTTATCGCAGGAAAAATACAACCCCCTAGCTGGTCGTTGAATGATTTATATCAGTATCATCCTGACGATGTGGAGGAGATGGACATCACCTGGCAAATGGCAATGGCAGCGTTCAGAGCACAAAAATTCGCTAATAAGACTGGCAGAAATAGATGGGGTACTCCTTATTCAAACTCTGCAAATGTTCCACTGAAGTTACGCTGCTACAACTGTCATGAACTAGGACATTTGGCACGAAACTGTCCTAAGCCTAACAACAACAAAGACTTTACTCCTGCACATCCTGCCCCTCCAAATCCTAAAAGGGCTCTTGTAACGACAAACGATTCAACTGTTGCTGGTGAAGGAACTCAGAGTTCAGCCCTTGTTGTTCAACCAAGTGCAGAGTTTAATTGGGATGATGAAATTCAACGCCTGAACATCTCTCAACCAGAAATCCAGAGTGCCGCTGAAAACATAGCTTTCATGACATCAGATGAAAAGGATTCTTCGCCAGATGTTGAGCCTCCAGCTGAGAATATGGCTTTTATGACCAAAATCTTGTCAGCTCCTGTTCTTGGACTCACTGCTGAGGAGGTACGTTCTATTTTCTGTACTACTGAATGCAGAGAAAGAGTTGAGGCTTATAGGGTACATAATGCTGAACTTATTCAAGATTATCAAgatcttaaaaataaaaactttactttggCCAAAAATGAAAAGCTTTACAAAGAAAAAATTGAGGCCCAAAGAAAGGATATAGTTCAGTTAAAAGAAGACCTCAGTGCTAAAAATTGTAACTTTTTAGATGCTCTAGCAACAATTAGTGACTTGACCAAAGAATTAGAAGATTTGAAAGTCAAATATCAGGTAAATGAAatcaatattaaaaaatttgacaCTTCTAGTAATTTGGTCAAGAACATTTGTGATATACAACTAGAgtacaaagaaaagaaaggggctggtttgggatacacaaaaactcctcctccatacaatcATAATTACACTTATATGCCTTTCACGGAAGAGGAGTTAATTAATGAGGGCAAGATGACTTACGGTCCAAAAACcgataagtcatcaatcaacagcaAATTTTTTGATAACAAACAACCAGCTCCTTCAATGAATTTCGTCTCAAAAGGAAATGTTGATCCTAACCAGTCGTTTACATGTGCAGAAAAGGTTGAATTGAAATGTGAAGATACTCTTGGGGGAGAACCAGTTTTAAATTCTGATttacaaaaaccttgttttgatgaAAATCATCCTGATGTTATTTTGGGACAAAATATTTTTAGCATGTTTCTTTCTTTAGCTGCTaatgggcctgatgttttgggcaagaCTGATGATGGTTGTGTTGAAACTGTGAACattaattctggtgatgaattttcTTCAGTTAATTGTGAATGTGATGGTTCTAATCTGTCAGATGATAGTGttgcaggtgaggtccctcaggatacattcagtgaaaccactgaaacttcttctcaagaaaatcaagaatatcctgattcttcttctgaatcggtctcagtgggagtccctaatgttgaatctagtgggaccccattggaaaccgttGATGCACATGTTGAAGAAACATGTGTTAGTGAAATTTCAAATGTTTCTGAAACTTTAACT
It encodes:
- the LOC110932981 gene encoding uncharacterized protein LOC110932981, whose product is MVGANNDIAVLMSSNLFDDVIDGIAPDISFYANNVQYKYGYYLTDGIYPEWAMSVKTLSCPDDEKRLYFKKKQESARKDIERAFGVLKKRCIIVQPLRILEKSKMINVMYTCIILYNMILEDSGRAFCGEKVMMKVTNRRTHY